In Psychrobacter sp. P11G3, a single genomic region encodes these proteins:
- the hisC gene encoding histidinol-phosphate transaminase — MQTTQLTASDLSPLTPAYDSILALAPYQTGKPIEELTREYGVSDVVKLASNENPMGCSPRVTLAVTEQLGQLSRYPDGNGYYLKQALADFNDVNTNQITLGNGSDDLLDILARSFVGADDAIVYSQYAFVVYPMLAKMQGATGIEVPAQRFGHNLKAMSEAVQDNTNTKIVFIANPNNPTGTQLEQKELRQFVAGVPSSVLVVLDEAYIEYSPESNNRALLDEFDNVIIVRTFSKAYGLAGLRVGYALSSVAVADLLNRIRQPFNVSRVGLAAAAAALADQDFIEKTRLINDEQMRWLEKQFDALGLGFVNSHANFIMVEVQVEMEDITAASIHQALLEQGVIVRPLDTYGLPNWLRITVGVAEDNLRLIDTLRSILTED, encoded by the coding sequence ATGCAGACTACTCAATTGACCGCGTCAGATCTATCGCCGTTAACGCCAGCTTACGACAGTATTTTGGCATTGGCACCTTATCAAACTGGTAAGCCAATTGAGGAGCTGACACGTGAGTATGGTGTCTCAGATGTGGTCAAGCTGGCTAGCAATGAGAATCCAATGGGATGCTCCCCACGAGTGACGCTAGCAGTGACTGAGCAGCTAGGGCAGTTGTCGCGCTATCCTGATGGCAATGGCTACTATCTAAAGCAAGCGCTAGCTGACTTTAACGATGTCAATACCAATCAAATTACCTTGGGTAATGGCTCTGATGACTTGCTCGATATTTTAGCACGCAGCTTTGTGGGTGCTGATGATGCCATCGTCTATAGCCAGTATGCTTTTGTGGTATATCCTATGCTAGCGAAGATGCAAGGTGCCACAGGAATTGAAGTGCCTGCTCAACGCTTTGGGCATAATTTAAAAGCCATGAGCGAAGCGGTTCAAGACAATACGAATACCAAAATCGTCTTTATTGCCAATCCGAATAATCCAACGGGTACGCAGCTAGAGCAAAAAGAGCTGCGCCAATTTGTTGCCGGTGTGCCAAGCTCAGTCTTGGTGGTACTAGATGAAGCTTATATCGAGTATAGTCCTGAGAGTAACAACCGCGCATTATTGGATGAGTTCGATAATGTCATTATTGTACGTACTTTTTCTAAAGCTTATGGGCTGGCAGGTTTACGCGTCGGTTATGCTCTAAGCTCGGTGGCAGTGGCAGATTTACTAAACCGAATTCGTCAGCCATTTAACGTCAGCCGTGTTGGTTTAGCTGCCGCTGCTGCTGCACTTGCCGATCAAGACTTTATCGAAAAAACTCGTCTGATAAACGATGAGCAAATGCGTTGGTTAGAAAAGCAGTTTGACGCGCTAGGATTGGGTTTTGTGAATTCGCATGCCAATTTTATTATGGTCGAAGTGCAGGTTGAGATGGAAGATATAACCGCTGCTTCTATCCATCAGGCGCTACTTGAACAAGGCGTTATTGTCCGTCCGTTGGATACTTATGGATTACCTAACTGGCTGCGTATCACAGTAGGTGTGGCTGAAGACAATCTGCGTTTGATTGATACTCTGCGTTCTATTTTGACTGAAGACTAA
- a CDS encoding bifunctional prephenate dehydrogenase/3-phosphoshikimate 1-carboxyvinyltransferase, which translates to MSSQKNNKLQLPLNTTPSIFKQVCVIGLGLIGASFAQAIKDNGLSERLVAVDRHAPSITEAIEHGLLDAGSANLQDVIAGSDLIIIAVPVQAVQAVFVDIKQAIDNGQLASDCIMTDVCSTKVNIIDAAKVVFGSLPTGLVPAHPIAGAENSGYHARRASLFVNHSVIICELPTTSATAIAKLRLLWESVGANVMSMDAEHHDRILAHTSHLPHLLAFNLVEQLASHDDNLDMFRYAAGGFRDFTRIAASDPKMWHDIFFANQSAIVSALDEYGVYLQTMRQLIIDQDSTALMGLLGRAQAARRHFGHMLASTPYTDTSAMSASYNITPSNTVSGTIAIPGDKSISHRSIMLGSLATGVTNVTGFLEGEDALATLQAFRDMGVTIEGPDNGNLTIHGVGMNGLKPSKTPLYMGNSGTSMRLLSGILAAQSFDSVLTGDTSLNKRPMERVAAPLRTMGAVIQSTGHSGTAPLSITGRDTAGKPLQGTEYDMPVASAQVKSCLLLAGLWADGTTTVIQPEISRDHTERMLSAFGYPVTVEGNRISVTGGGTLTGGDIAVPADISSAAFFMVAAAISQNSELTLTQVGINPTRTGVIDILKLMNADISLSNETHVGGEPVADITIRSSNLVGIEIPEHLVPLAIDEFPVLFIAASCAQGRTVLTGAKELRVKESDRIAVMAEGLHTLGIDCTVTDDGLIIEGKGVATENGEVNNSQPVFGGGHIVSHHDHRIAMSFSVASLRASQQITIEGVETVNTSFPGFAELANQIGMSIQVDTGAE; encoded by the coding sequence GTGAGTAGTCAGAAAAATAATAAACTTCAATTGCCTCTAAATACTACGCCATCTATATTTAAACAAGTTTGTGTGATTGGACTTGGGCTGATTGGTGCCAGTTTTGCGCAAGCTATTAAAGATAATGGCTTGAGCGAGCGTTTGGTAGCAGTCGATAGGCATGCACCAAGTATCACAGAAGCCATCGAGCATGGTCTGCTAGATGCAGGTAGTGCAAACTTACAGGACGTCATCGCTGGCAGTGATTTAATCATTATTGCAGTGCCAGTACAGGCTGTTCAAGCAGTGTTTGTTGATATCAAACAAGCGATAGATAACGGACAGCTTGCCAGTGATTGCATCATGACGGATGTCTGTAGTACTAAAGTCAATATCATTGATGCCGCTAAAGTAGTGTTCGGTTCGCTGCCGACAGGATTGGTGCCAGCGCATCCAATTGCTGGGGCTGAAAATTCAGGGTATCATGCGCGCCGCGCCAGTTTATTTGTTAATCATAGCGTCATTATTTGCGAGCTACCGACGACCAGTGCAACCGCTATTGCAAAGTTGCGACTATTATGGGAATCAGTAGGCGCAAATGTCATGTCAATGGATGCTGAGCACCATGACCGCATATTAGCGCACACCAGCCATTTGCCACATTTACTTGCCTTCAACTTAGTTGAGCAATTGGCAAGCCATGATGACAATTTAGATATGTTTCGTTATGCCGCTGGTGGATTCCGCGATTTTACGCGTATCGCCGCCAGTGACCCTAAAATGTGGCATGATATATTTTTTGCCAACCAAAGCGCGATTGTCAGCGCACTTGATGAGTATGGTGTCTATTTACAGACAATGCGCCAGCTTATCATTGATCAAGATTCAACTGCCCTGATGGGACTTTTGGGCCGCGCGCAAGCCGCACGGCGACATTTCGGCCATATGTTAGCCAGCACCCCTTATACGGATACTTCTGCTATGTCAGCTTCTTATAATATTACCCCTAGCAATACTGTTTCTGGCACCATCGCCATTCCTGGTGACAAATCTATCTCGCATCGCAGCATTATGCTCGGCAGTCTTGCCACAGGCGTGACAAATGTGACTGGGTTTTTGGAAGGGGAAGATGCGCTAGCAACGCTACAAGCATTCCGTGATATGGGTGTGACTATCGAAGGCCCTGACAATGGCAACTTGACCATTCATGGCGTCGGTATGAATGGTTTAAAACCTAGCAAAACCCCACTGTATATGGGTAACTCTGGTACCAGTATGCGTCTGCTATCTGGTATTTTGGCAGCACAATCATTTGATAGCGTGCTGACAGGTGATACTAGCTTGAATAAACGCCCAATGGAGCGCGTGGCGGCACCGCTACGCACGATGGGAGCTGTGATTCAGAGCACTGGTCATAGCGGTACAGCACCGCTAAGTATCACTGGTCGTGATACAGCTGGTAAGCCATTACAAGGCACTGAGTATGATATGCCAGTCGCTTCAGCTCAGGTAAAATCTTGCTTGCTACTAGCAGGTCTATGGGCCGATGGTACGACAACAGTCATACAGCCTGAGATTAGCCGTGACCATACTGAGCGTATGCTATCGGCCTTTGGTTATCCGGTAACCGTAGAAGGCAATCGTATCAGTGTCACTGGCGGTGGCACACTAACAGGCGGCGATATCGCGGTTCCTGCTGATATCTCATCTGCAGCGTTTTTTATGGTGGCAGCGGCCATCAGTCAAAATAGCGAGCTGACCTTGACACAAGTAGGTATCAACCCTACGCGTACTGGCGTCATTGATATTCTTAAATTAATGAATGCAGATATTAGCCTAAGCAATGAGACACATGTGGGCGGCGAGCCAGTTGCTGATATTACGATTCGCAGCTCAAACCTAGTCGGTATTGAGATACCAGAGCATCTCGTACCACTGGCGATTGATGAGTTCCCTGTGCTATTTATCGCGGCTAGCTGTGCACAAGGTCGTACGGTATTGACTGGTGCCAAAGAGCTGCGTGTCAAAGAATCAGATCGTATCGCTGTGATGGCAGAAGGATTACATACGCTTGGTATTGATTGTACTGTAACTGATGATGGTCTGATTATCGAAGGCAAAGGCGTAGCTACCGAAAACGGTGAAGTCAACAATAGCCAGCCTGTCTTTGGTGGTGGTCATATTGTCTCGCATCATGATCACCGTATTGCAATGAGCTTCTCTGTAGCCAGTCTGCGTGCATCCCAGCAAATTACCATTGAAGGGGTTGAAACGGTTAATACTAGCTTTCCTGGATTTGCTGAACTTGCCAACCAAATCGGTATGTCTATCCAAGTGGATACTGGTGCTGAGTAA
- the rarD gene encoding EamA family transporter RarD — translation MTTQNVIKKPVAPITTTRRGIITALIAFFIWGGFPLYFKQLSDYDATEIIGHRIVWTFCCLLIVLVATKRWGWIETLKQNPRWIVFTFLSGLIIATNWLTYVWAVNQDRILEASLGYFIGPLVGVALSMILFKERLRTLQWVAIGFALLSVVIQVMMLGSLPWISLILAFSFSTYGTIQRQTPLTAVDAMFVETAMLVPLCLWWFWQSDVASHQLSFWFSSNIWLLMIAGPITLIPLLLFNKSTKLVAYSILSFMNYLTPTFIFFLAVFYYKEPFDLQRLAVFGLIWLGLLLFSIDLWRHRPSKALKAARLREEALKSVK, via the coding sequence ATGACTACCCAAAATGTCATCAAAAAACCCGTTGCCCCGATAACCACAACCAGACGCGGCATTATTACTGCGCTGATCGCGTTCTTTATTTGGGGCGGATTTCCGTTATACTTCAAACAGCTATCTGATTATGATGCGACGGAGATCATTGGTCACCGTATCGTTTGGACGTTTTGTTGCCTACTGATTGTGTTAGTGGCTACCAAACGTTGGGGATGGATAGAAACGCTCAAGCAAAACCCAAGATGGATTGTATTCACCTTTTTGTCTGGTTTAATTATTGCGACCAACTGGCTGACCTATGTATGGGCGGTCAATCAAGACCGTATTCTTGAGGCCAGTTTGGGTTACTTTATCGGGCCATTGGTCGGCGTTGCGCTATCCATGATCTTGTTCAAAGAGCGTTTGCGCACGCTACAATGGGTCGCTATTGGCTTTGCATTATTGTCTGTGGTCATTCAAGTGATGATGCTTGGCAGTCTGCCGTGGATATCGTTGATTTTGGCATTTAGTTTCAGTACCTACGGGACGATTCAACGACAAACGCCATTGACTGCTGTTGATGCCATGTTTGTCGAGACTGCGATGTTAGTACCGTTATGTCTGTGGTGGTTTTGGCAGTCTGATGTGGCAAGTCATCAACTGAGCTTTTGGTTTAGCTCAAATATTTGGCTGCTTATGATCGCAGGTCCAATTACGCTAATACCGCTTTTATTATTCAATAAATCTACCAAGCTCGTTGCATACAGTATTCTGAGCTTTATGAATTATCTGACGCCGACCTTTATTTTCTTTTTGGCGGTGTTCTATTATAAAGAACCGTTCGATTTACAACGTTTGGCAGTATTTGGTTTGATTTGGTTAGGTCTGCTATTATTCAGCATTGACCTGTGGCGCCATCGTCCAAGTAAAGCGTTAAAAGCGGCGCGCCTACGTGAAGAAGCGCTAAAATCGGTTAAGTAA
- the folB gene encoding dihydroneopterin aldolase has translation MFHTQSDVVFIKGLKVDAVIGVFDWERAITQPLLIDIALETDISRAAVSDDVSDALSYKEVCDDVSEWCKEIQAKLLEHLAGQISDKIFAKYDCQKITLSIAKPTAIAQADTVGVQITRYAPASTNEPATKEAAKEVNVSQADDA, from the coding sequence ATGTTTCATACTCAGTCTGATGTTGTATTTATAAAAGGTCTAAAAGTCGATGCAGTAATCGGTGTGTTTGATTGGGAGCGAGCCATTACTCAGCCATTACTCATTGATATCGCGCTTGAGACTGACATTAGCCGTGCTGCTGTGTCAGATGATGTCAGCGATGCCCTGAGTTATAAAGAAGTCTGCGATGATGTGAGTGAGTGGTGCAAAGAGATTCAAGCAAAGCTGCTTGAGCATTTGGCTGGTCAGATCTCTGATAAGATATTTGCAAAATATGACTGTCAAAAAATAACGTTGAGCATTGCTAAGCCTACCGCTATTGCTCAAGCGGATACGGTAGGGGTGCAAATAACGCGCTATGCGCCAGCATCAACCAACGAGCCAGCTACTAAAGAAGCTGCCAAAGAAGTTAACGTCAGCCAAGCTGATGATGCATAA